A single window of Terriglobia bacterium DNA harbors:
- the mraY gene encoding phospho-N-acetylmuramoyl-pentapeptide-transferase, which produces MLYHILYEFLYPLNRYWAPLRVLNVFQYITFRTAYASITALLISLFLGPWLITRLRDFQIGQQIREEGPKSHQKKAGTPTMGGVLIVVSILLPTMLWANLRNRYVWVAVLSTLAYASVGFADDYIKIVRKRSLGLTPREKIGFQVLISLAVGIYLLYLMNIHLYDTKLNVPFFKSFAPTLLIERLFATRWFSFFGYVPFLIFVSIVIVGSSNAVNLTDGLDGLAIGCTLIASAALTALTYITGHAVLSDYLDISFIRQAGELTIFCGSMVGASLGFLWYNAHPAEVFMGDVGSLALGGAIGTIAVIIKQELLLIFIGGVFVAEALSVMIQVISFKTRGKRVFRMAPLHHHFELQGWSESKVIIRFWIASLILALFSLSTLKLR; this is translated from the coding sequence ATGCTCTATCACATCCTTTACGAATTTCTGTATCCGCTGAACCGGTACTGGGCGCCGTTGAGGGTGTTGAATGTATTTCAGTACATTACATTCCGTACCGCATATGCGAGCATCACTGCGCTGCTCATCAGCCTTTTTCTGGGACCCTGGCTCATCACCCGTTTGCGCGACTTTCAGATCGGCCAGCAGATTCGTGAAGAAGGCCCCAAGTCGCACCAGAAGAAAGCGGGAACGCCGACGATGGGCGGCGTACTTATCGTTGTATCGATCCTTCTGCCCACCATGCTGTGGGCGAATCTCCGAAACCGTTACGTCTGGGTTGCCGTTTTGAGCACGCTGGCATATGCCTCGGTCGGATTCGCCGACGATTACATCAAGATTGTCCGCAAGCGTTCGCTCGGTCTCACTCCGCGCGAGAAAATCGGCTTCCAGGTTCTGATCAGCCTCGCTGTGGGTATATATCTTCTGTACCTGATGAACATCCATCTCTACGACACCAAGTTGAACGTGCCGTTTTTCAAGTCCTTTGCGCCGACGCTCTTGATCGAGCGCTTGTTCGCGACGCGCTGGTTCTCGTTTTTCGGATATGTGCCTTTTCTGATTTTTGTGTCGATCGTGATTGTCGGTTCCTCGAACGCGGTGAATTTAACCGACGGCCTCGACGGGCTTGCCATCGGCTGCACGCTGATCGCGTCGGCCGCGTTGACCGCATTGACGTATATTACCGGCCACGCCGTCCTTTCGGACTATCTCGATATTTCATTTATCCGGCAGGCCGGCGAACTGACGATTTTCTGCGGCTCCATGGTGGGGGCCAGCCTCGGTTTCCTGTGGTACAACGCGCATCCGGCCGAAGTATTCATGGGCGATGTCGGGTCGCTTGCGCTCGGTGGGGCGATCGGCACGATTGCCGTCATTATCAAGCAGGAGTTGTTGCTCATTTTCATTGGCGGCGTTTTCGTGGCGGAAGCGCTCTCGGTAATGATTCAGGTTATTTCATTCAAGACGCGGGGCAAGCGTGTGTTCAGGATGGCTCCGCTGCACCATCACTTCGAATTGCAGGGATGGAGCGAGTCGAAGGTGATCATCCGTTTCTGGATTGCATCGTTGATTCTGGCGCTCTTCAGTCTTTCGACATTGAAACTCAGGTAA